GCAGAAATAATTGTTTCTGGGGGAATGACTATGCCTCAGTTGATATCTCCGGTGGAAAGGGTTACTCGACCGAATGAGAGAATCTTGAACAGAATCGGATAATGCAATGAGTCTACGGTTTTAAGATATAGCTTGGAATCCTTGCCATTACAGTGTGGATGGTCCATGCCGTGATCGAAAATGAAATCTGAACCGCCTTGTGATGGAATTCGTATACTAcaatttttgtttaaaatttaCAGTTTCAATTCGAAGTTCAAATGAGAGTAAGATACTAAGATGCCTTGTAGTAATGTAATGTAATTATCATAATCCTAGACTCCCAATATTCCCTTCTATTAGTTTTACTTCTCCCTTCTATTGTACCCAATCTATGTATGCTTTTTGTGTTTAATTCTTTTAAATAGATATTAAACAgaatcattttaaattttttatcttttataaaAGATGGATATAATCTAAAAAGTTACTGCAAGAGTTAGGTTtctatcaaaataaaatacatgaAGTGAATGTAGAACATTGAGAGATTGTTTTGAGATGACAATACGGTTTATTgtaaatgttttaattttaaatttgataaTCTTTTCTTTGTGAGACATTTTTTATTGTTTGTTTAtgctattaaaaaaattaaatttaagcaattgaaatttttttttattgttaacaATCACATTTAATTTATagcatttaccaaaaaaaaaacatgaagttATACTCGACTAAtctattttccaaaaaaaagtcGACTACTCTTAAGTTTATCTAAATTACTTAAAAAAAGTTTATCTAAATTACATTTatcattccaaaaaaaaattactcgcttattcaaaaaaaaatttacatttatcttaaaaaaaaagtttgccTTGAGCTTGTTGAGGCTTTGCGGGATGATTCTTTTCACTTTCATGCCCTAGATCAGTTATTGCATCATGAGTGGTGTGTGCAATTCAATCACATCGCTAGGAGTGCTAATGGCGGGATTTGTTAGCCTTGTACTCGCTTTcctttgttttttccttttccgatataaaaaaaaagattacattgaattttttttattgatttttcacCAATAACAAGAGGAACATGTGTATAAGAATTTTTTTAGCAATGATTTGATTTATGAAAAttaaatcacaaaaaaaaattgaagtaaACAACAGATAATATCATGAGGTAATATGCCccttgatttattttttgatgTTTCAGGAGCCCCACATTTTTgaatcttgataaaaaaaaagtcacgAATTAACAATAGTTGAAGAACCTTGTATGAAAATTAAAATGTCCTtccaaaaaaaaggaaattgaaATGTAcctatgtttattttttattttaatttttgggtGATAAACTAATTCAcgtatttatttaaattttctgTTTTTTCGGCCTTTATTTTTTCGTTCGGTAATATTTAAAAACTATAACAGATTAGGGAGAGTGGAAGAAACCTGTTCAGTTCTGTTTCACTTTGCTTTCCTATCTGAAGAGAAACCcccaaaaccctagaatttcagAGACAGAAATTGATAGAACAAGCAATGGACTTCGACGAGTACGATTACTTGGAGAAGACAGTGGAGGAGCAAGAGGATAGAGACTCCAgcaaggagaagaagaacgagAGCGGCGACAAGACCGAACGGAGCTACCGGAAGCGCGAGATCGACGACGACGCCGCCGATGACCGGAAGAGCAAGAGGTCCAGGGGAGACGACGAAAATGGCTCCAGAAAGGATAGGGATCGTGATGAACGTGACAAGGAGCGCCATAGAAGTAGCAGAGATAGGGATAGGGATAGGGATGGCGAGAGGAGTAGCAGAGACAGAGATGGTGTGAGGAGTAGCAGAGACAGAGACAGAGATAGTGTGAGGAGTAGTAGAGACAGAGACGGTGGGAGGAGTAGCAGAGATAGGGACAGAGATGGTGAGAGGAGTAGCAGAGATAGGGACAGAGATAGAGACAGGGGcagggagaaggagaaggagagagaCAGGGAGAAAGATAGGGAGCGGAGAGAAAGGGacaaagagaaggagaaggatagggagagggagagagacagagagaaaaaggagagggagaaggagaaagagagggagagagaacgGGAGGAGAGAGAGAGGTCCAGGAGGAGCAGGAGTCATTCTGTGCGAGATAGAGAAAAAGAACGCGATTTCGAATCTAGAGATGCCAGGTAACGTTCGTTCCCTTGTAAATCATGTTTTTCCTTTGTGAATTTGCATTATTTGCCTGAGCTATTCTGTTGATTATCAGCTATGTGGTAACTGAAGTTCACGGCGCATTTCAAGCGTCTCGCTTAATACTTAAGACATTGACAATTAAGCATTAAGGCATAAGATTAATATAATCTTTATAATGTTTAAACTCTAGTAAGCTAAAATGTGTGCATATGGAACTAGTTTTGAAGAGTGCGAACTTCGAAGTAACAGTTTGTTTCCTTTAGTAGTAAACAAAACCTCTTAGTAACAAGGCTTTGTGCTTTACCCTATCTGGCTTAAACTTGAGTTGCAAGTTAGCATTGGTTGCGTAATATGTATCCATCAACCATGTGTAACCAATAAGTACTAGCACCGGATATGTACCAGGTACAGTGCATTAGCTATTTAGGAGTAGCCATGGTGTTGCCCCCAATGTGGTGTGCGCTTAACTTCAGACCATTTCGCATGTTGCTTACATCCCCTCAGTAGTTAATTACTATCTAATCCATTTTTCATTTATACGGGCAGGTGGAAATTGGAATAGAGAACTGAGATCTCTATTTGGTTATGTACCAAAAAGTTTGTTAATGAGCCAAATAAGGGGTGCTGACATATTTATGAACATCGTCTATATTCATTTGACCTTTCGTTTGTATTATCTCAGTAAGGTGTTCACATGCCATCTTTAATGGATGTAGATGTAGATATCATTCAAATCATGTCAAGTATGGGTGTTGGGTCTCCATCTGGAATAAGTATTGAGGTGCATAACTAGCTAGACTATGCATCGTCTCTTAAATGTTGGGACCCAGGCAATAGTTTTGATTAATTTTTCTTAAGGAAATATTACAGGCATTGGGCTGTATTGATATTACAGGATTAAATGCTACTTTAGACCCTTATATTTAACACTATACTTTGGAATAATGGCTGCAGTTAAGACTTTGAGACGTTAATCACTGTTAGAATTTAAGTTACATTCACACATCACCGCAAAACCTTaagcttaaggcaatgggtgcaTGGTTCCTTTATTTTATATACACTTGTACACTAGCTAATCTACCCAATGTGGGACTTATTTGAGTCTCCACTTAGTATTCTCTTAAAATCACTTGTCCCTCTGAAGATTACTTTTTTGGGATTCTAATATTAGCAATGTATGTTCACATTTATGCTACTAATTATACAATCTCTATATCTAGTTCAAATTTGATGGACTTCTCTATAGGTATGTATATTCTTAAAGCTGAATTTTAACCTAAATTGCAGGAGATTTAGGGATAAAAAAGATGCCGCGGAGCCTGAGGCAGAtccagaaagggatcagagaaCTGTTTTTGCCTACCAGGTTGATTTGTTGGCTTCATTGGCCccttttctgtttttgttttaattatttaaGGTCTGATATTTTAGGACACTGCATCATTTTCTGATGATTCCCAATGATCTATGTGATGATTGCAGATGCCCTTAAAGGCAACCGAAAGGGATGTTTATGAATTCTTCTCAAAAGCTGGCAAGGTCAGTCATTTCATATTACATGCAGTTCAGTGCAATCTTTTATGTAGATTTCTGTCTTATTTTACTATGTTACAAATTGGAGATGACTTGGGGAGGCTTATCTGAGAAGCTTTTTGAAATAAGCTCAATATTGTATAGTATGCATAAGTGCAtattcataagttaatttgaGTAACTTATGAAAACAAGGCTCAAAACAGGTTCTAAGTAGGTCATAAGCTATATTCGTAAACTTTCGAAACACTTGCACATGCTTCTAttataagataagctcaaacAAGCTCTTACTAACACAATCTTATGTTGCTAACTTGCTATTGGAACATTTAGTGTGTGCGTAGGGTATAATACTGCATGATATGTGATGTAGAGTAATAACAATCAAGGCTTCAATAAGTAGTATGGTGATTTAGTGTAAGGAACATTCTGTGTGTATTGTGATGAGTGAATTAGAGGTTATATAGATATTTTGGACCCCTGGATGTAGTTGTTTGCATGCTTAGAGTGGAGTCTTGTATGTTCCTGATTTTTTCTATCATGTGATACAGTGATAGTTCTTCAAGTGTATTTACTTCTAATGTTCTTTATTTTCAGGTGAGGGATGTCCGTCTTATCATGGATAGGAATTCCAGACGGTCTAAAGGAGTTGGGTATGTTCTTCTTGTAAATAATTTATTCTTCATATGCATGCACTATATTGTGATATTAGGATATAAACTTTCAAGAATCATATTTAACTGTATTCTTAAATGGACTAGCAATGCGATAATGATGAGGGATGATGGGAATACCTTGCACTCATGTTTAATCAATTCATGCTGCGTACTCAAGGTAGATGACATAATCCTGATTTCTTTTGGTCCTTTCCCAATTTTCTTCATCTACATTTGCCATACACACACAGTGAGGATTTCTTTCTTATGTTGTTGAGCCCTATTAGTTTATATCACTTTAACTGGTTATGAGGTACTTCTTGGTGAGGTTGATGTGGAGGAATTTTCTTCTGCACTGAGTGCATTCCTTATTCCCTTTTTActccattttatttttgggCTGGGGGGATGGGTCGGGAGGGGATGAAATGCATATGGATTTGGTGCTGCTTGGCTTTTAGAATTTGACAAGTGAGTTGCAGTACCTGGCCAGCTTTAAGTTGGGTTCCTTTTTCTTAGGATTTGAATTTAATTTGCTAACATGCTCATTAATTAAGGGAAGGATGAGTTGTTGGTTACCCTATCCTTCCAGTTTTGGGGGCTCATCTCTTATTCTCTCCTTGATTGAACAATGTTTTGAattgtattattattatgtcACGCTAATATTTTCTTCACATGAGTCAGATACATCAAAAGATACTCTCTGCTTGAGCTGTCTTTACTAGAGTTTTTGTTTCCCTACATCTGTTTGCTGCATGCTTTGTAAGTTTTGATTGCAACTGTTTGTATTTTGTAGTTCTGAAAACTTGATGTATGTTCTTGATGAGGCTGCAGGTATATTGAATTTTATGATGCAATGTCCGTCCCAATGGCAATTGCTCTCTCTGGGCAACTTCTTCTTGGACAACCCGTAATGGTCAAACCTTCTGAGGCTGAAAAGAACCTAGTTCAATCTACTGCTACTAGTGGAGCTGCTGGTGTAGCAGGACCATATGGAGCTGTGGACCGAAAACTTTATGTTGGAAACCTTCACTTCAATATGACAGAAAGTCAGTTGAGAGAGGTATTATGATATTTGCTTTCTATTGAATGTATGACATGAATTTTCATCACTGCCAGTCATCATCAGCAACATGTATGACAAAGCCAACCGatgatttaataaaaatataccTTTATGAACTAACTAGATACTTTTTCTCTATACTGGTTCAGTGCATCTACTTTTGTTGTCAAACTTCTGCTGATTTGAATCTTGATTTGATAATTTGTCATTTATAAGCTTTTGATATTGCTTCCCTTCAGATTTTTGAGCCATTTGGTCCCGTGGAGGTTGTACAACTGCCTCTTGACCTGGAGACTGGACATTGCAAGGGGTTTGGGTTTATTCAAGTTCGTTGCTAATGCTTAACTTTGAAAGTTTTCTTTCTGATGATATTTCTGTTACTTAGCTTTTCGTATGTTAATTCGTGGACAGTTTGCCCATCTTGAGCATGCCAAGGCTGCTCA
This is a stretch of genomic DNA from Lotus japonicus ecotype B-129 chromosome 1, LjGifu_v1.2. It encodes these proteins:
- the LOC130711793 gene encoding uncharacterized protein LOC130711793, with the translated sequence MDFDEYDYLEKTVEEQEDRDSSKEKKNESGDKTERSYRKREIDDDAADDRKSKRSRGDDENGSRKDRDRDERDKERHRSSRDRDRDRDGERSSRDRDGVRSSRDRDRDSVRSSRDRDGGRSSRDRDRDGERSSRDRDRDRDRGREKEKERDREKDRERRERDKEKEKDRERERDREKKEREKEKEREREREERERSRRSRSHSVRDREKERDFESRDARRFRDKKDAAEPEADPERDQRTVFAYQMPLKATERDVYEFFSKAGKVRDVRLIMDRNSRRSKGVGYIEFYDAMSVPMAIALSGQLLLGQPVMVKPSEAEKNLVQSTATSGAAGVAGPYGAVDRKLYVGNLHFNMTESQLREIFEPFGPVEVVQLPLDLETGHCKGFGFIQFAHLEHAKAAQSLNGKLDIAGRTIKVSSVTDHVGSQDTTAKSADFDDDEGGLALNAQSRALLMQKLDRSGIAASIGMPTVNGSAPAQQASLPIGNPGIIPVPTLPTQIMPTQVAEPVGNPSECLLLKNMFDPTTETEPDFDLDIKEDVEEECSKFGRVKHIYVDKRSAGFVYLQFDTVEAASAAQRAMHTRWFARRLISAIYMQPQVYEAKFKGEV